In Strigops habroptila isolate Jane chromosome 4, bStrHab1.2.pri, whole genome shotgun sequence, a single genomic region encodes these proteins:
- the MRPS34 gene encoding 28S ribosomal protein S34, mitochondrial, with amino-acid sequence MQSGGARRGVSAPPAACAAAQGFRRTRSGHCTRAPGGFRARREAAGRGGPRRSVSGSRVLRGGAMARKKLHRPIAAMAKKIREYRALKNRPRDSERFALDYETMRRPLTQKRLPVLAWEDVRNENRLLALLCRLPRLGVGRTVTRKSWLWAYEEPCYWVITKVKADYTAENMDHGRAWGYLTFRGKTEEEVREINKVMYHDWRMVPKHEEEAFKKFTPVQEETIRYLPYPPLLRAMILAQWQKEGKPITEEPMIDLEKVMASPHQRAKKKATGTLV; translated from the exons ATGCAGAGCGGCGGAGCCCGGCGAGGAGTTAGTGCCCCCCCGGCCGCCTGCGCCGCTGCACAAGGGTTCCGCCGCACAAGGAGCGGCCACTGCACAAGGGCTCCGGGCGGCTTCCGGGCTCGGCGGGAAGCGGCGGGTCGCGGCGGTCCCCGGCGGTCCGTGTCGGGGAGCAGGGTGCTGCGGGGCGGCGCCATGGCCCGCAAGAAGCTGCACCGGCCCATCGCCGCCATGGCCAAGAAGATCCGCGAGTACCGCGCGCTGAAGAACCGGCCGCGGGACTCGGAGCGCTTCGCCCTGGACTACGAGACCATGCGGCGGCCCCTGACGCAGAAGCGGCTGCCGGTGCTGGCCTGGGAGGACGTGCGGAACGAGAACCGGCTCCTGGCGCTGCTCTGCCGCCTGCCGCGCCTCGGGGTGGGCCGCACCGTCACCCGCAAGTCCTGGCTGTGGGCGTACGAGGAGCCCTGCTACTGGGTCATCACCAAGGTGAAGGCGGACTACACGGCCGAG aatatGGATCATGGAAGAGCTTGGGGTTACCTGACCTTCAGAG GCAAAACTGAAGAAGAAGTGAGAGAGATCAACAAAGTCATGTACCATGACTGGCGTATGGTGCCCAAACACGAGGAGGAGGCCTTCAAGAAATTCACTCCAGTGCAGGAGGAGACCATTCGGTACCTGCCGTACCCACCCCTGCTCCGAGCCATGATCCTGGCGCAGTggcagaaagagggaaaaccaaTCACAGAGGAGCCGATGATTGACCTGGAGAAGGTCATGGCCTCTCCCCATCAGCgtgcaaagaaaaaagctacAGGGACACTGGTATAA